GCGGAACGGCTCCTGACCGACATTCTGGAGATTCCCTGGTACCGGGCGCACGAGGAGGCACACGACTGGGAGCACGTGATCTCCCCCGAGGTCGAGCAACGGATCCTGGAGAAGACCGGCGCCACCACCTGCCCCCACGGCAACCCGATTCCCGGCATGACCCCGCCCTACGTCCGCTCGCAGCTGGTCCCGCTGACCGACATGGCCGTCGGCGACTGGGGCACCCTCTGCCTGCTCAACGAGGACGTGGAGCTGGTCACCGGCATCCTTCAGTATTTCCAGGAGCACAACCTGATGCCCGGGGCGACTCTCAAGGTCACCGGGGTGGGCCCAGACGGCACCCGCACGCTCTCCGTCGACGGCAAGACTGCCTCTTTGGGGCCGAGCCTCGCCGACAACCTGTGGATCGAGCCCGGCAACAACTGATCGGCCCCAAAGAGTGGA
The Actinomycetota bacterium DNA segment above includes these coding regions:
- a CDS encoding metal-dependent transcriptional regulator; protein product: MSAQVPQGAQEYLECIFEMEEEGAVILQARLSERLGVTPATVSQAVKRLVSEGLIEIEDRKIRLTKTGVEVATPLVRRHRLAERLLTDILEIPWYRAHEEAHDWEHVISPEVEQRILEKTGATTCPHGNPIPGMTPPYVRSQLVPLTDMAVGDWGTLCLLNEDVELVTGILQYFQEHNLMPGATLKVTGVGPDGTRTLSVDGKTASLGPSLADNLWIEPGNN